One Entelurus aequoreus isolate RoL-2023_Sb linkage group LG09, RoL_Eaeq_v1.1, whole genome shotgun sequence genomic window carries:
- the LOC133657437 gene encoding adhesion G protein-coupled receptor A1 isoform X5, with amino-acid sequence MLWLGVTARNIYKQVVKKPPQSQDGDPPRPPKQPLLRFYLVSGGVPLIICGVTAAVNIDNYGSGEQALYCWMAWEPSLGAFFGPVALIVLVTCIYFLCTFIQLRRHPEKKYELKQLTEEQQRLASIDVPTHCQQAAEPGTMTAQPTGSHCPAGCPGVPINPALLANEHSFKAQLRTAAFTLFLFLATWTFGALAVSQGHFLDMIFSCLYGAFSVTLGLFILIHHCAKRDDVWHCWCSCCPGRRANACPGAHGQGKLPPKVNVNGDTPAHGYGHSHCHHDSPCEAVMSCSVSHCKHAALASSQNHVTCLAPVTPCCAALHSQQLMEEEPTATHVLLHADPEGYRPGIQLHPCLKTSTRTKGRQFSRRSATSVCGATSEREYAYHIPSNVDGGSVHSSHTDSPHSSHERHTHTCPHLVHEGHHTCHAAAATAHEALACHNPCHRHVCCAKADLFPSLCPAEAADAGVFLCGCSKAAEEEPIPHPHMEMHGPRRQSYAQNPPNQNGILKGGVNEGLLYASDSTGNIRTGPWKNETTV; translated from the exons ATTTTATTTAGTTAGCGGTGGAGTGCCCCTCATCATCTGTGGGGTCACAGCAGCCGTCAATATAGACAACTATGGCAGCGGGGAGCAAGCGCTATA CTGTTGGATGGCATGGGAGCCCAGCCTGGGAGCTTTCTTCGGTCCGGTGGCGCTCATCGTCCTGGTGACATGCATTTACTTCCTCTGTACCTTTATACAGCTGCGGCGCCACCCTGAAAAGAAGTATGAGCTCAAACAGCTGACAGAAGAGCAGCAGAGGTTGGCCTCCATCGACGTGCCAACTCACTGCCAGCAGGCCGCCGAGCCTGGCACCATGACAGCTCAACCTACTGGGAGCCACTGCCCCGCCGGCTGCCCGGGTGTACCCATTAATCCCGCACTGCTGGCCAATGAGCACTCCTTCAAGGCCCAATTACGCACGGCGGCCTTCACTCTTTTCTTGTTCTTGGCCACCTGGACTTTTGGGGCGCTGGCTGTTTCCCAGGGTCACTTCCTGGACATGATCTTCAGTTGCCTTTACGGTGCCTTCTCCGTCACCCTTGGCCTCTTCATCCTCATCCATCACTGTGCCAAGCGGGACGACGTCTGGCACTGCTGGTGTTCTTGTTGTCCGGGACGGCGGGCCAACGCCTGCCCCGGTGCCCACGGACAGGGCAAGCTTCCGCCCAAAGTCAACGTGAATGGAGATACACCCGCGCATGGCTACGGTCACAGCCACTGCCACCATGACTCTCCTTGTGAAGCAGTGATGAGCTGCAGTGTAAGTCACTGCAAACACGCTGCTCTTGCATCCTCACAAAATCACGTAACATGCCTGGCCCCCGTGACGCCGTGTTGCGCTGCCCTGCACAGCCAGCAGCTGATGGAGGAGGAACCTACAGCTACACATGTGCTGCTGCATGCCGATCCTGAAGGTTACCGACCGGGCATACAGTTGCACCCCTGCTTGAAGACCAGCACCAGGACTAAAGGCCGCCAATTCAGCCGCCGGTCTGCCACTAGTGTTTGTGGCGCGACGAGTGAGCGGGAATACGCCTATCATATCCCTTCCAATGTGGATGGAGGCAGCGTGCACAGCTCACACACTGACAGTCCTCACAGCAGCCACGAGCGTCACACCCACACATGTCCACATCTTGTCCACGAGGGACATCACACATGCCACGCGGCGGCAGCAACTGCCCACGAGGCCCTTGCATGTCATAATCCCTGCCACCGGCATGTGTGCTGCGCCAAGGCGGACCTTTTCCCTTCCCTGTGCCCAGCAGAGGCAGCGGACGCAGGCGTGTTCCTGTGCGGTTGCAGCAAAGCGGCAGAGGAGGAGCCGATCCCCCATCCCCATATGGAAATGCACGGCCCACGCAGACAATCCTACGCCCAGAACCCACCCAATCAGAATGGAATTCTAAAGGGCGGCGTGAACGAGGGACTACTTTACGCCTCAGACAGCACAGGGAATATACGCACTGGACCCTGGAAGAATGAAACTACTGTGTAG